The Algihabitans albus genome window below encodes:
- a CDS encoding branched-chain amino acid ABC transporter permease, giving the protein MELDAIAKLVFDILAFSSIMVLVVLGLAVIASMMGIFNLGHGEFVLLGAYTVFVFRELGLPEWAGMLAAPFLVAIVGLFVEATVIRRLYVAPVIAMLATYAVGLIIRETVRGLIGGQFYSIDEPIQGFIQIGDVSLSAWRTVIIFITLAVMAACYLFLTRTSFGLQIRGALENPMLARASGVSTSRLYAFTFAFGAALAGLAGALMVPLFSLSADLGLRFLVQAFLAVMLGGVGTFEGPVLGGALIGAMVPGFQWLRELPLLNALIQPIVAEVLVFVVALIIVKFRPQGFVSKGRI; this is encoded by the coding sequence ATGGAACTCGATGCGATCGCCAAACTGGTGTTCGACATCCTCGCCTTCTCCTCGATCATGGTTCTGGTCGTGCTCGGGCTGGCCGTGATCGCCAGCATGATGGGCATCTTCAACCTCGGCCACGGCGAGTTCGTTCTGCTCGGCGCCTACACGGTCTTCGTCTTTCGCGAACTCGGGCTGCCCGAATGGGCGGGCATGCTGGCCGCTCCCTTTCTCGTCGCCATCGTCGGTCTGTTCGTCGAAGCAACGGTGATCAGACGGCTCTACGTTGCGCCCGTGATCGCCATGCTGGCGACCTATGCCGTGGGGCTGATCATTCGCGAGACGGTGCGCGGCCTGATCGGCGGGCAGTTCTATTCGATCGACGAACCGATCCAGGGCTTCATCCAGATCGGCGACGTGAGTCTCTCGGCCTGGCGCACGGTGATCATCTTCATCACGCTCGCCGTGATGGCCGCCTGCTACCTCTTCCTCACCCGGACGAGCTTCGGCCTGCAGATCCGCGGCGCGCTGGAGAACCCAATGCTGGCGCGCGCCTCCGGTGTCTCCACGTCGCGTCTCTACGCCTTCACCTTCGCCTTCGGCGCCGCGCTCGCGGGCCTCGCCGGCGCCTTGATGGTGCCGCTCTTCTCGCTTTCCGCGGATCTCGGCTTGCGCTTCCTGGTGCAGGCTTTCCTCGCCGTCATGCTCGGCGGTGTCGGCACCTTCGAGGGACCGGTGCTGGGCGGCGCCTTGATCGGCGCCATGGTTCCAGGCTTTCAGTGGCTGCGCGAGCTGCCTCTGCTCAATGCCCTGATCCAGCCGATCGTCGCCGAGGTTCTGGTGTTCGTCGTGGCCCTGATCATCGTCAAATTCCGTCCGCAGGGCTTTGTCAGTAAAGGGAGAATCTAG
- a CDS encoding ABC transporter substrate-binding protein, translated as MTYDRKQIASARGETGRRLTRRGFLKGAGALAATGWVAGSAGGWVLRPNWSHAAGPIKMGIATDITGAIAPSGNANWQIAQLAVQQINDAGGILDRPIELYLEDTASDPGVAVGNVRRLIQQNNVDVVLGGITSAMREAIKNPIVRRGRTLYIYPQLYEGQECTTDLYCTGPTPAQQCDELIPWLIGQGHRRFAFPSANYLWPQLLNRYARKVIEENGGEVVFEEYYPLDQIEYSATVAKINSENVDCVFKTVIPPGTQAFLKQLYESGFNERGGHVSCVYFDDNSVNYVPAREMEGLSSCLDYFKAVDDPFSNELQTAYDAMFPDTRYLFTAGSAATGMYRGVKFYEEAVKATNGDLDRDAVSAALDTAEIAEGPGGGARMIPGTGHCAMNMYIAVSRAGEYEVISKYDMVDPAECT; from the coding sequence GTGACCTACGATCGCAAGCAGATCGCGTCCGCGCGCGGCGAAACGGGCCGCCGACTGACACGCCGGGGATTCCTCAAGGGCGCCGGCGCGCTGGCCGCAACCGGCTGGGTGGCCGGCAGCGCCGGCGGCTGGGTCCTGAGACCGAATTGGAGTCACGCGGCCGGCCCGATCAAGATGGGCATCGCGACCGACATCACCGGCGCCATCGCGCCCTCCGGAAACGCGAACTGGCAGATCGCGCAGCTGGCCGTCCAGCAGATCAACGACGCCGGCGGCATCCTGGACCGGCCCATCGAGCTCTACCTGGAGGATACCGCCTCCGACCCCGGCGTCGCCGTGGGCAACGTCCGCCGGCTGATCCAGCAGAACAACGTCGATGTGGTGCTGGGCGGCATCACCAGCGCCATGCGAGAGGCGATCAAGAACCCGATCGTCCGGCGCGGCCGCACGCTCTACATCTACCCGCAGCTCTACGAGGGACAGGAGTGCACGACCGACCTCTACTGCACGGGTCCGACGCCGGCACAGCAGTGCGACGAGCTGATTCCCTGGCTGATCGGCCAGGGGCACCGGCGCTTCGCCTTCCCCTCTGCCAACTACCTCTGGCCGCAGCTGCTCAATAGATATGCCCGCAAGGTGATCGAGGAGAATGGCGGCGAAGTGGTCTTCGAGGAGTACTACCCCCTCGACCAGATCGAGTACTCGGCCACGGTCGCGAAGATTAACAGCGAGAATGTCGACTGCGTCTTCAAGACAGTCATCCCGCCGGGCACGCAGGCCTTCCTGAAACAGCTCTACGAGAGCGGCTTCAACGAGCGCGGCGGGCATGTGAGCTGCGTCTACTTCGACGACAACTCCGTGAACTACGTGCCGGCCCGCGAGATGGAAGGGCTGTCGAGCTGCCTGGACTATTTCAAGGCGGTCGACGATCCCTTCAGCAACGAGCTGCAGACGGCGTACGACGCCATGTTCCCGGATACCCGCTACCTCTTCACCGCGGGGTCCGCCGCCACCGGCATGTACCGCGGCGTGAAGTTCTACGAGGAAGCGGTCAAGGCCACGAACGGCGATCTGGATCGTGACGCCGTCTCGGCCGCACTGGACACGGCGGAGATCGCCGAGGGTCCAGGCGGCGGCGCCAGGATGATCCCCGGTACGGGTCACTGCGCGATGAACATGTACATCGCCGTGTCTCGCGCCGGCGAATACGAGGTGATCTCGAAGTACGACATGGTGGATCCCGCGGAGTGTACGTGA
- a CDS encoding branched-chain amino acid ABC transporter permease, with translation MIPIVEWGLLIFLLIYPFAVSFLTAGDSAPDFNNFWVIRVTTMLILAKLAISFDLCWGYSGIMSFGQGLFFGLAGYVVAKFAEELGWLQIFFVVPMGMLVGLLAALLVGWFLLLGKRTPTVIFVALGTLTASYAAERLVAGWLWVGAGNGLSIWDFLMIGSYELEPGLIFYYVALLFLCLVYLGSRYLVRSQFGLVLAGMRQNEERIAFFGYRVQIYKAIVFSFAGMVAGLAGALYSYHEGFVGPSSVGIGISTYAVLYGLFGGIGTLIGPVIGAGVIEILRLFLSDIDAIRNYWPVVLGIIMLVVVAYRPTGLLGLIVSERERIGSFGIAVRGKAAKETPPARPERTEGDDGAA, from the coding sequence GTGATCCCGATCGTGGAATGGGGACTGCTGATCTTTCTGCTGATTTATCCCTTCGCCGTCAGTTTCCTCACGGCCGGAGACAGTGCCCCCGACTTCAACAATTTTTGGGTCATCCGCGTCACGACGATGCTAATCCTGGCAAAGCTCGCGATCAGCTTCGACCTCTGCTGGGGCTATTCGGGAATCATGAGTTTCGGTCAGGGCCTGTTCTTCGGCCTGGCCGGCTACGTGGTCGCCAAGTTCGCCGAGGAGCTGGGGTGGCTTCAGATCTTCTTCGTCGTGCCGATGGGGATGCTGGTCGGCCTGCTGGCCGCCTTGCTGGTCGGCTGGTTCCTGCTGCTCGGTAAACGCACTCCCACGGTGATCTTCGTCGCGCTCGGCACCTTGACCGCCTCCTACGCCGCCGAGCGGCTGGTGGCCGGCTGGCTCTGGGTCGGGGCCGGCAACGGTCTGTCGATCTGGGACTTCCTGATGATCGGCAGCTACGAGCTGGAACCCGGCCTGATCTTCTACTACGTCGCGCTGCTCTTCCTCTGTCTCGTCTATCTCGGCAGCCGCTATCTCGTCCGCTCCCAGTTCGGACTGGTGCTCGCCGGCATGCGCCAGAACGAGGAGCGGATCGCCTTCTTCGGCTACCGAGTCCAGATCTACAAGGCGATCGTCTTCTCCTTCGCCGGTATGGTCGCCGGCCTGGCGGGCGCGCTCTACAGCTATCACGAGGGCTTTGTCGGTCCCTCCAGCGTCGGTATCGGGATCTCGACCTATGCCGTGCTCTACGGACTGTTCGGCGGTATCGGCACGCTGATCGGCCCGGTGATCGGGGCCGGCGTGATCGAGATCCTGAGACTCTTTCTCTCGGACATCGACGCCATCAGGAACTACTGGCCGGTCGTCCTGGGCATCATCATGCTGGTGGTGGTGGCCTATCGCCCGACAGGTCTATTGGGCCTGATCGTCTCCGAGCGCGAGCGGATCGGGTCCTTCGGCATCGCGGTGCGCGGCAAAGCCGCCAAGGAGACTCCGCCCGCGCGGCCCGAACGGACGGAGGGCGACGATGGCGCTGCTTGA
- a CDS encoding ABC transporter ATP-binding protein — MALLEVRGLGKTFGALRALGGVDVTVRARSFHGLIGPNGSGKSTLLKAIAGAHFASEGTITFDGTEITTATPAERAKRGLSLKFQITAILPELSVYDNVLLALQADQPLWTLLRSRSRAALHTEVMELLERFLLADLTRDLAGELSHGQQQWLEIAMAMAVKPKLLLLDEPTGGMSPEERRVTGELLMPIKQTCALVIVEHDLDFIKDICDHLTVLDQGQVLDDGTVAEIETSARVQEVYTTRV; from the coding sequence ATGGCGCTGCTTGAGGTCCGCGGACTCGGCAAGACCTTCGGCGCGTTGCGTGCCCTGGGGGGCGTCGACGTGACGGTGCGGGCGCGCAGCTTCCACGGACTGATCGGTCCCAACGGATCCGGGAAGTCGACTCTTCTGAAGGCCATTGCCGGCGCGCATTTCGCGAGCGAAGGGACGATCACCTTCGACGGGACGGAGATCACAACGGCGACGCCGGCGGAACGCGCGAAGCGCGGTCTTTCGCTGAAGTTCCAGATCACCGCGATCCTGCCGGAACTGTCGGTCTACGACAACGTTCTGCTCGCGCTGCAAGCGGATCAACCGCTCTGGACGCTGCTGCGCTCCAGGAGCCGGGCTGCGCTCCACACGGAGGTGATGGAGCTGCTGGAGCGCTTTCTGCTGGCCGATCTGACCAGAGATCTGGCCGGGGAGTTGAGCCACGGTCAGCAGCAGTGGCTGGAGATCGCCATGGCTATGGCGGTCAAACCGAAGCTGCTGCTACTCGACGAACCCACCGGCGGCATGAGCCCGGAGGAGCGCCGCGTCACCGGCGAACTGCTCATGCCGATCAAGCAGACCTGCGCTTTGGTGATCGTCGAGCACGATCTGGATTTCATCAAGGACATCTGCGATCACCTGACCGTGTTGGATCAGGGGCAGGTGCTCGACGACGGCACGGTGGCCGAGATCGAGACGTCGGCGCGCGTACAGGAGGTCTATACGACCCGTGTCTAG
- a CDS encoding ABC transporter ATP-binding protein, translating to MSSSRSHHAPSKATILDVQELDAGYGRSQVLAKVDFKARTTGGVALLGRNGAGKSTLLKTLIGEIQPMQGTIWFDGQNAHEHGTEWRVRRGMGYVPQEQAVFGKLTVRENLLLGAVRQRDKSGIDMVLDFFPKLGQRLEQTAGTLSGGERKMLAIGRALLGKPRLLMLDEPTEGVWIGVIEEIAERLRALTSEMSVILVEQHVELALRVADYAYVMDRGTIALQGPAAEVKNDPRLLRYLAP from the coding sequence GTGTCTAGCTCCCGGTCCCACCACGCCCCCAGCAAAGCCACGATTCTCGATGTGCAGGAACTGGATGCCGGCTACGGCCGCAGCCAAGTGTTGGCAAAAGTGGACTTCAAGGCGCGGACGACCGGCGGTGTCGCGCTGCTCGGACGCAACGGCGCCGGTAAGAGTACCCTGCTCAAGACCTTGATCGGCGAGATCCAGCCGATGCAGGGAACGATCTGGTTCGACGGTCAGAACGCTCACGAGCACGGCACCGAGTGGCGCGTCCGACGCGGCATGGGCTACGTCCCTCAGGAACAGGCGGTCTTCGGTAAGTTGACGGTGCGCGAGAACCTGCTGCTCGGCGCCGTGCGGCAGAGGGACAAGTCCGGCATCGACATGGTGCTCGACTTTTTCCCGAAGCTCGGCCAGCGGTTGGAGCAGACCGCCGGTACGCTGTCGGGCGGCGAGCGCAAGATGTTGGCGATCGGCCGGGCCCTGCTCGGCAAGCCGCGGCTGCTGATGCTGGACGAGCCGACCGAGGGCGTCTGGATCGGCGTCATCGAGGAGATCGCCGAACGCCTGCGCGCTCTGACCTCGGAGATGTCCGTGATCCTGGTCGAACAACATGTGGAGCTTGCGCTGCGCGTGGCGGACTATGCTTACGTCATGGACCGGGGCACCATTGCGCTACAGGGCCCCGCGGCGGAGGTGAAGAACGACCCTCGTCTCCTGCGCTATCTCGCCCCCTGA
- a CDS encoding amidase, whose translation MTVKVPTLDQVYEIAEELGIAFDAEEVVSFRDLMAGNLASYDVVDAMPDHLPEVKYPRTPGRRPLPEDNPLNAWYVKSTIEGAPSGKLKGKTVAIKDNVMVAGVPMMNGSGTLEGYVPDIDATVVERLLDAGATLMGKAHCEYFCLSGGSHTNATGPVHNPYKHGYAAGGSSSGSAALVAAGEVDMAIGGDQGGSIRMPASWCGIYGMKPTHGLVPYTGIMPIEIFVDHTGPMTATVSDNALMLEAIAGPDGYDPRQYDVRTAPYTEALSGDLAGLKIGVVTEGFGQVGAEDDVNAKVKAAAKKLAALGATVEEVSIPMHDVGLHLWMPIGVEGLTQTMMHGDGYGVSRPDLYVTSLMDFHRNWRTRANELSDTTKLLTLLGTYMRKHYGSRYYGKAMNIVRRLRAAYDAELATYDLLLMPTTPQKAQPIPEPDAPREEYIQRAYEMISNTAPFDLTHHPAMAVPCGLSDGLPVSVMLIGRHFEESTIYKAAYAFEQSGDWKTM comes from the coding sequence ATGACCGTTAAGGTACCGACACTGGATCAGGTCTACGAGATCGCCGAGGAGCTCGGCATCGCCTTCGATGCGGAAGAGGTGGTGTCCTTCCGGGATCTGATGGCGGGCAACCTCGCCTCCTACGACGTCGTCGACGCGATGCCGGATCACCTGCCCGAGGTCAAGTACCCGCGCACGCCGGGCCGGCGTCCCCTGCCGGAGGATAATCCCCTCAACGCCTGGTACGTGAAGTCCACCATCGAGGGTGCCCCTTCCGGCAAGCTCAAGGGCAAGACCGTCGCGATCAAAGACAACGTGATGGTCGCCGGGGTGCCCATGATGAACGGCTCCGGCACGCTCGAGGGCTATGTCCCCGATATCGATGCGACGGTGGTCGAGCGCCTGCTGGACGCCGGCGCGACGCTGATGGGCAAGGCCCACTGCGAGTACTTCTGCCTCTCCGGCGGCAGCCACACCAACGCGACCGGTCCCGTCCACAACCCGTACAAACACGGCTACGCGGCCGGCGGCTCCTCCTCGGGTTCGGCGGCGCTGGTCGCGGCCGGCGAGGTCGACATGGCGATCGGCGGCGACCAGGGCGGCTCGATCCGGATGCCGGCGTCCTGGTGCGGCATCTACGGGATGAAGCCAACCCATGGTCTGGTGCCCTACACCGGAATCATGCCGATCGAAATCTTCGTCGACCACACCGGGCCGATGACCGCGACGGTCAGCGACAATGCCCTGATGCTGGAGGCCATCGCCGGTCCCGACGGCTACGATCCGCGCCAGTACGATGTGCGGACCGCCCCCTATACCGAGGCCCTCTCCGGCGACCTCGCCGGACTGAAGATCGGCGTCGTGACCGAAGGTTTCGGGCAGGTCGGCGCGGAAGACGACGTCAATGCCAAGGTCAAGGCTGCCGCGAAGAAGCTCGCCGCCCTGGGCGCGACGGTCGAGGAGGTCTCGATCCCGATGCACGACGTCGGCCTCCACCTCTGGATGCCGATCGGCGTCGAAGGCCTGACCCAGACCATGATGCACGGCGACGGCTACGGCGTGTCGCGTCCCGATCTCTATGTCACCAGTCTGATGGACTTTCACCGCAACTGGCGAACCAGGGCCAACGAGCTGAGCGATACCACCAAGCTGCTGACCCTGCTCGGCACCTACATGCGCAAGCACTACGGCAGCCGCTACTACGGAAAGGCGATGAACATCGTCCGGCGCCTGCGCGCCGCCTACGACGCGGAGCTGGCGACCTACGACCTGCTGCTGATGCCGACCACCCCGCAGAAGGCACAGCCAATCCCGGAGCCCGATGCACCCCGCGAGGAATACATCCAGCGGGCCTACGAGATGATTTCGAACACCGCGCCTTTCGATCTGACGCACCATCCGGCCATGGCGGTGCCCTGCGGCCTGTCCGACGGCTTGCCGGTCTCGGTGATGCTGATCGGTCGTCACTTCGAGGAGTCGACCATTTACAAGGCGGCCTACGCGTTCGAACAGAGCGGCGACTGGAAGACGATGTGA
- a CDS encoding efflux RND transporter permease subunit codes for MSSRFFIERPIFSSVISIVIVIAGLVTLFGLPIAQYPEITPPTVQVSAVYPGASAEVISETVAAPIEQEVNGVEGMIYMSSTSASDGSYSLTVSFEVGTDLDLAQILVQNRVALAEPGLPEEVVRQGVSTKKQSTNIVMIVSLSSPDGRYDELFLSNFATLQLRDRLSRVEGVGEVSVFPSSDYSMRIWLDPQQLRSREITTQEVLAAVREQNVQVAAGQIGQPPAPETQGLQLSVNVLGRLSEVEQFEDIIVKTSADGRIVRLRDVARVELGGQNYNLTSTLEGSSSASVLIYQLPGANALQVATDVRAAMEEVSPLFPQGVDYAIPYDTTLFVQASIDGVVMTLFQAGVLVFLVLFLFLQDWRATLVPAVTIPVALIGTFAVMAALGFSLNMLTLFGLVLAIGVVVDDSIVIVEATASHIDKGLSSRDAAIKAMSEVSGPVVATSLVLMAVFIPAAFLPGITGEMYRQFALTIAAATVFSTLNALTLSPALSALLLRHQPERKNVFFRGFDKAFAVAGSGYAGVARSLLRRAALAMVVFVGLLALTGWQFTQIPTGFLPQEDQGYLMVNVQLPDGASLGRTDQVLRQIDGVVEGMPGVETWVSLGGFSLIDGTAASNSAVVFVVLTPWEERREQTLSADAILGDLQGRLFGIQEAVVFGFPPPAISGLGVSGGFQMQLQARGGGGLMGLGAMAQELIVDGNAQSGLTNLNTTFRASVPQLFAEVNRTQAKRLGVSLDEIFGTLEAYLGSAYVNDFNRFGRTWQVKVQADHRFRLTPEDIRRLEVRNANGDMVPMGALVDVDYITGPQTILRYNLYPAASITGQAAPGFSSGQALLLMEAMADAKLPVAMGYEWTGVSYQERQVGNEAIAVFGLAILLVFLVLAAQYESWTSPAAVILVVPLAILGTVVALLIGGSDNNVYTQIGIVLLIGLASKNAILIVEFARQERVGGRGILEAAAEASSRRFRPILMTAISSIAGFMPLLLATGAGAASRQAVGNAVVGGMIAATLMSLLFTPVFYLVMQRLSERSWRKAVTGEAKAPAE; via the coding sequence ATGTCCTCCCGGTTCTTCATCGAGCGGCCGATCTTTTCGAGTGTCATCTCGATCGTCATCGTGATCGCGGGCCTGGTGACGCTGTTCGGCCTGCCGATCGCGCAGTATCCCGAGATCACGCCGCCGACCGTTCAGGTCAGCGCGGTCTATCCGGGCGCCAGCGCGGAGGTGATTTCGGAGACGGTCGCCGCGCCGATCGAACAGGAGGTCAACGGCGTCGAAGGCATGATCTACATGTCCTCGACCAGTGCCAGCGACGGCTCCTACAGTCTGACGGTGAGTTTCGAGGTCGGAACCGATCTCGATCTCGCGCAGATTCTCGTCCAGAATCGGGTCGCTCTCGCCGAGCCGGGCTTGCCCGAGGAGGTGGTTCGGCAGGGCGTCAGCACCAAGAAGCAATCCACCAATATCGTCATGATCGTCTCGCTATCCTCGCCGGATGGGCGCTATGACGAGCTGTTCCTCAGCAACTTTGCCACCCTGCAGCTGCGCGACCGTCTGAGCCGCGTCGAGGGCGTGGGTGAGGTGTCGGTCTTTCCGAGCAGCGACTACAGCATGCGGATCTGGCTCGACCCTCAGCAGTTGAGGTCGCGCGAGATCACCACTCAGGAGGTTCTGGCGGCCGTCCGCGAACAGAACGTCCAGGTTGCCGCCGGCCAGATCGGCCAGCCACCGGCGCCGGAAACGCAAGGCCTGCAGTTGTCGGTCAACGTGCTCGGTCGTCTCAGCGAGGTGGAGCAGTTCGAGGACATCATCGTCAAGACCTCGGCGGATGGGCGCATCGTGCGCTTGCGCGATGTCGCTCGGGTCGAGCTGGGTGGCCAGAACTATAACCTGACCTCGACTCTGGAAGGTTCGAGTTCCGCCAGCGTCCTGATCTATCAGCTTCCCGGCGCCAATGCGCTGCAGGTGGCCACCGACGTCCGGGCCGCCATGGAGGAGGTGTCGCCTCTGTTTCCCCAGGGTGTGGACTACGCCATTCCCTACGACACGACCCTGTTCGTCCAGGCCTCCATCGATGGTGTCGTGATGACGCTGTTTCAGGCCGGCGTGCTGGTCTTTCTCGTCCTCTTTCTCTTCCTGCAGGACTGGCGGGCGACGCTGGTGCCGGCGGTCACGATCCCCGTCGCGCTGATCGGCACCTTCGCCGTGATGGCCGCCTTGGGTTTCTCGCTTAACATGCTCACGCTGTTCGGGCTGGTACTGGCGATCGGTGTGGTGGTCGACGACTCCATCGTGATCGTCGAGGCCACGGCCTCGCATATCGACAAGGGGCTGAGTTCCAGGGACGCGGCGATCAAGGCGATGTCGGAGGTCTCCGGCCCGGTCGTCGCCACCAGCCTGGTCCTGATGGCGGTCTTCATTCCGGCGGCCTTTCTGCCGGGGATCACTGGCGAGATGTACCGGCAATTCGCCTTGACGATCGCCGCCGCGACGGTCTTTAGCACCCTGAACGCTCTGACCTTGAGCCCGGCCCTCTCCGCCCTGCTGCTACGGCACCAGCCGGAGCGCAAGAACGTCTTCTTTCGCGGCTTCGACAAGGCCTTCGCCGTGGCTGGCTCCGGCTACGCCGGCGTCGCGCGATCTCTCCTGCGCCGCGCGGCCCTGGCGATGGTGGTGTTCGTCGGCCTGCTGGCGCTCACCGGCTGGCAGTTCACGCAGATCCCGACCGGCTTCCTGCCGCAGGAGGATCAGGGCTATCTGATGGTCAACGTGCAGCTTCCGGACGGCGCGTCTCTGGGTCGCACAGATCAGGTGCTTCGGCAGATAGACGGAGTCGTCGAAGGAATGCCCGGTGTCGAGACCTGGGTTTCGCTCGGCGGTTTCTCTCTGATCGACGGTACGGCCGCTTCCAACTCCGCAGTCGTTTTCGTCGTACTGACCCCTTGGGAGGAGCGCAGGGAGCAGACTCTCAGCGCGGATGCCATCCTGGGCGACTTGCAAGGCCGGCTGTTCGGAATCCAGGAGGCGGTGGTCTTCGGCTTTCCGCCGCCCGCGATCAGCGGTCTCGGCGTGTCCGGCGGTTTTCAAATGCAGCTTCAGGCGCGAGGTGGCGGCGGTTTGATGGGGTTGGGGGCCATGGCGCAGGAGCTGATCGTCGACGGCAACGCCCAGTCAGGCCTGACCAATCTCAACACGACCTTCCGTGCCTCCGTGCCTCAGCTCTTCGCGGAGGTCAACCGCACCCAGGCCAAGAGGCTCGGCGTTTCCCTCGACGAGATCTTCGGAACGCTGGAGGCCTATCTCGGATCCGCCTACGTGAACGACTTCAATCGCTTCGGCCGGACCTGGCAGGTCAAAGTCCAGGCCGACCATCGCTTCCGTCTGACACCCGAGGACATCCGGCGGCTCGAGGTCCGCAACGCCAATGGCGACATGGTTCCAATGGGTGCCTTGGTCGATGTCGACTACATCACCGGACCGCAGACGATCCTGCGCTACAATCTCTATCCGGCGGCTTCCATCACCGGCCAGGCGGCGCCGGGTTTCAGCTCCGGTCAGGCGCTGTTGCTGATGGAGGCGATGGCGGACGCCAAGCTGCCGGTCGCGATGGGCTACGAATGGACCGGCGTCTCCTATCAGGAACGGCAAGTCGGCAACGAAGCGATCGCGGTCTTCGGACTTGCGATCTTGCTGGTCTTTCTGGTGCTTGCGGCCCAGTACGAAAGCTGGACCAGCCCCGCCGCCGTCATTCTGGTGGTGCCGTTGGCGATCCTGGGGACCGTGGTCGCTCTCCTGATCGGCGGGTCGGACAACAACGTCTACACCCAGATCGGGATCGTCCTGCTGATCGGTCTGGCCAGTAAGAACGCCATCCTGATCGTCGAGTTCGCCCGGCAGGAGCGGGTAGGCGGGCGTGGTATTCTGGAAGCGGCCGCCGAGGCTTCAAGTCGGCGGTTCCGTCCGATCCTGATGACGGCGATCTCCTCCATCGCCGGCTTCATGCCGTTGCTGCTCGCTACAGGTGCCGGCGCGGCGAGCCGACAGGCCGTGGGTAACGCGGTCGTCGGCGGCATGATCGCCGCAACGCTGATGTCGCTGCTCTTCACCCCGGTCTTCTATCTGGTGATGCAGCGTCTCAGCGAACGCTCCTGGCGCAAAGCCGTGACGGGCGAAGCCAAGGCGCCGGCCGAGTAG
- a CDS encoding efflux RND transporter periplasmic adaptor subunit: MLGSNPELRRKPGLRGKSRGLSLLGGAFGALLFLAACEEQNTYAPPPPPTVTVAQPLIRDVTEYLEFSGTTAAYARVEIPARVPGVLQAVHFEIGSEVSKGDLLFTIDPQEYDASVQATEAELARAQAVLSEAEKTLGRARTLIQRGNISQASLDEAEANYLSAEAEVLVREANLTSARIDLGYTQVTAPMSGRVGRNLVDVGNLVGQGSATVLTDITVYDPIHVYFEVNERDLLRAIERIRSQIGEGGSARDQANFPIEVGLTTEEGYPHVGVTDFTESQVDPNTGTLQVRGVLENPGKQPALLPGLFTRVRVPIAERAAMPLVSENAVGFDQSGRYLLVVNDEGIVEKRTVTLGQLVEGLRVIERGIDPSDRVIVTGVQRAREGIAVQAEEIDMMSLLLSANGASASETGRRGDGQRATGDSPGAAPDAATD, translated from the coding sequence ATGCTTGGCAGCAATCCGGAGCTTCGGCGTAAACCCGGGCTTCGCGGCAAGTCTCGAGGTCTTAGCCTTCTTGGCGGTGCCTTCGGCGCGCTGCTGTTTCTGGCAGCCTGCGAGGAGCAGAACACCTACGCACCTCCACCACCACCGACCGTTACGGTAGCCCAGCCGTTGATCCGGGACGTGACCGAGTATCTGGAGTTCAGCGGTACGACGGCAGCCTACGCAAGAGTCGAGATTCCGGCGCGGGTTCCGGGCGTGCTGCAAGCCGTCCATTTCGAGATTGGCAGTGAGGTCTCGAAGGGCGATCTGCTCTTCACGATCGATCCTCAGGAATACGACGCCTCGGTCCAGGCCACCGAGGCCGAGCTTGCGCGCGCGCAAGCCGTGTTGAGCGAGGCGGAGAAGACGCTTGGCCGGGCCCGAACCCTGATCCAGCGGGGCAACATCTCCCAAGCCAGTCTCGACGAGGCGGAGGCGAACTACCTTTCGGCGGAGGCCGAGGTTCTGGTCCGCGAGGCCAATCTGACAAGCGCGCGAATCGACCTCGGTTACACGCAGGTGACGGCGCCGATGTCGGGCCGTGTCGGCCGGAACCTGGTCGACGTGGGCAATCTGGTCGGGCAGGGCTCAGCCACGGTGCTGACCGACATTACGGTCTACGATCCCATCCACGTCTACTTCGAGGTCAACGAGCGCGACCTGCTGCGCGCCATCGAACGGATCCGTAGTCAAATCGGAGAAGGCGGCTCGGCCAGAGATCAAGCGAACTTTCCAATCGAAGTCGGGCTGACGACAGAGGAGGGTTACCCCCATGTCGGTGTCACCGATTTCACCGAGTCGCAGGTGGACCCCAACACGGGAACGCTACAGGTTCGCGGCGTTTTGGAAAATCCGGGCAAACAGCCAGCTCTGCTTCCGGGGCTCTTCACCAGGGTGCGCGTCCCGATCGCGGAGCGCGCGGCGATGCCACTGGTCAGCGAGAACGCCGTTGGCTTCGATCAGAGCGGACGGTATCTGCTGGTCGTCAATGACGAGGGGATCGTCGAGAAGCGGACCGTGACGCTGGGGCAGCTCGTCGAGGGCTTACGGGTGATCGAGCGGGGAATCGACCCGAGCGACAGAGTCATCGTTACCGGCGTGCAGCGCGCCCGGGAAGGAATAGCGGTTCAGGCGGAGGAGATCGACATGATGTCGCTGCTGCTCTCCGCGAACGGTGCTTCGGCCAGCGAAACCGGCCGGCGGGGAGATGGCCAGAGGGCTACCGGAGACAGTCCAGGCGCCGCACCCGACGCGGCAACCGACTGA